One stretch of Bacillota bacterium DNA includes these proteins:
- a CDS encoding FHA domain-containing protein: MGKKVKKCPRCGFVNDEYAIFCANPECRESLMYVTAVSIEPLPKEEPGGDPPVDPPTPHTAQLECLSQPGFTFEVKDQGIIGRQGDIDVSCLENCDYISRLHARFIYAGGKWYLQNLSDTNKTMVNNFRVPKGSQQVLSDGDRITLANTSFLFKVMKP; the protein is encoded by the coding sequence ATGGGAAAAAAAGTAAAAAAGTGCCCTAGATGCGGTTTTGTCAACGACGAGTATGCTATTTTCTGTGCCAACCCTGAATGCAGGGAATCGCTAATGTATGTCACGGCCGTAAGCATCGAACCCTTGCCAAAAGAGGAACCGGGAGGTGACCCTCCCGTCGATCCGCCTACACCACATACGGCGCAACTGGAATGTTTATCTCAGCCAGGTTTTACGTTTGAAGTAAAAGATCAGGGAATAATCGGCAGGCAAGGTGACATAGATGTCAGCTGCCTGGAAAATTGTGATTATATTTCCAGGTTGCATGCCAGGTTTATTTATGCGGGGGGAAAGTGGTACCTGCAAAATTTGAGCGACACCAATAAAACGATGGTCAACAATTTTCGAGTGCCGAAAGGGTCGCAGCAAGTATTGTCGGACGGGGACAGGATAACTCTTGCAAATACTTCATTTTTATTTAAGGTGATGAAACCATGA
- a CDS encoding 4Fe-4S single cluster domain-containing protein yields MRLYLGRIYYPVTSLGPGRRSGIWVQGCSRRCPGCMSPELLTPKSSSLCSVEGVFAEILKVASVCDGITISGGEPFEQAAPLAELCSLIKEYTSLDIMIYSGYTIDEIRAGTDDMNQLLQTADILIDGPFRLELPTRKLWRGSDNQNLYLLTPRAQKYKGFVDAEYGPNRQLQLEMTADGKIMIIGIPAGDFFTELKILTEQRGIQLIKDGD; encoded by the coding sequence CGTTACCAGCCTGGGGCCCGGCAGGCGTAGCGGCATATGGGTTCAAGGCTGTTCACGCCGCTGCCCCGGGTGCATGTCGCCTGAATTATTGACCCCCAAAAGCAGTTCCCTTTGCAGCGTCGAGGGTGTTTTTGCAGAAATTCTTAAAGTGGCTTCGGTGTGCGATGGCATCACCATAAGCGGGGGAGAGCCGTTCGAGCAGGCTGCTCCTCTGGCTGAACTCTGTTCGCTGATCAAAGAATACACCAGTTTGGATATTATGATTTACTCCGGCTATACCATTGACGAAATCAGGGCGGGAACCGATGACATGAACCAGTTGTTGCAAACGGCGGACATTCTTATCGACGGCCCTTTTCGACTGGAACTTCCTACACGGAAATTATGGAGGGGCTCGGACAACCAGAATTTATATTTGCTGACTCCCCGCGCACAAAAGTATAAAGGATTCGTTGACGCTGAATATGGCCCAAATCGTCAGCTTCAACTTGAAATGACGGCCGATGGAAAGATCATGATCATCGGGATTCCGGCCGGGGATTTTTTTACAGAGTTAAAAATATTAACTGAACAGCGCGGTATTCAATTGATAAAGGATGGGGATTGA